A genomic region of Dreissena polymorpha isolate Duluth1 chromosome 4, UMN_Dpol_1.0, whole genome shotgun sequence contains the following coding sequences:
- the LOC127876972 gene encoding PR domain zinc finger protein 5-like — MAHTQKSVAASKKFKMRKQKTESNTLESDMKSESTIRKDFDPKIQTSLDTISARVNPETLNSDQTIDDLNSVSVKIETDEWYSTASDFYSDCAKSKQVLWEERHPDCNKQDGFTSECAKSEQMECEVMRQDVTRQACLNSECVNKNTTSNSNAQDELHSVFGATQQSLNPITDQDYLSTNDFNNKCGIAKQNIKTETDNENTTVNTSTCSKTPENQAKLADQYSVYLTWEEIELSNVDEFCAKSAVGGGTIQMDQYSNLNVPRHSDSEKENAVTGTLPLFLEPTKIKLEEKDDHVNKVKRMKITMSPEKDKTEYILQLRNLASCMSLEPPDNDHFLYCGECNKEFDGDCPVHGPYNYIQDKEVPEEDPLKAEHTLPDCLEIKTSKIAGAGLGVFSKEGLVSRIMFGPYGGDIITDNHKSGYCWQGKIYKDGKGSHFVDAQNKATSNWMRYVNCAMTEADRNLVGLQYKGGIYYCTLKPVSPDEELLVWYRDELARKLGLIRPKNLPSSCSSKNIHSGERPNKCEEYGFACKQSSGLKKHMRIHTGERLYKCEECGGTFNQSSDLKQHMRVHSGERLYKCEECGYSCYQSSTLKTHMRIHSGERLYKCEECGYACDQSSTLKTHMSIHSGERPYKCEECGYACKQSSTLKTHMRIHTEERLYKCEVCGKAFKQSGNLKTHMRIHTGERPHKCEVCRYACNTSSDLKIHMRIHTGERPHKCEMCSYACKTSSDLKTHIRIHTGEKPFKCEVCGYACNHSSGLKKHIRIHTGERPYKCEVCGYACNQSFDLKKHMRIHTGERQY; from the exons ATGGCACATACACAGAAAAGTGTGGCGGCCTCCAAAAAGTTcaaaatgagaaaacaaaaaaccgAAAGCAATAccttggaaagtgacatgaaaagCGAGAGTACAATTAGAAAGGACTTTGATCCCAAAATCCAAACTAGTTTAGACACTATATCGGCTAGAGTAAATCCAGAGACATTAAATTCAGACCAAACAATAGATGACTTGAACTCTGTTAGTGTCAAAATTGAGACTGATGAATGGTATAGTACGGCTTCTGATTTTTATTCTGATTGTGCCAAATCAAAACAGGTTCTATGGGAAGAGAGACATCCAGATTGCAACAAACAAGATGGCTTCACCTCTGAATGTGCGAAATCAGAACAGATGGAATGTGAAGTTATGCGTCAAGATGTTACCAGACAAGCTTGCTTAAATTCTGAATGTGTGAACAAAAACACGACTTCCAATTCAAATGCACAAGATGAGCTCCATTCTGTATTTGGGGCAACACAACAGTCTCTAAATCCAATTACAGACCAGGATTATTTATCAACAAATGACTTCAATAATAAATGTGGTATAGCTAAACAGAATATTAAGACAGAAACAGACAATGAAAATACAACAGTAAATACAAGTACATGTTCAAAAACACCAGAGAATCAAGCTAAACTGGCCGACCAATATTCTGTATATCTGACCTGGGAAGAGATTGAACTTTCAAATGTTGACGAATTTTGTGCTAAATCAGCTGTTGGTGGAGGGACAATACAAATGGACCAATACTCCAACTTAAATGTTCCAAgacattcggactcggaaaaaG AGAATGCTGTGACAGGAACTCTTCCCCTTTTCCTGGAACCAACTAAGATTAAATTGGAGGAAAAGGATGACCATGTGAACAAAGTTAAA AGAATGAAGATAACGATGTCCCCAGAAAAAGACAAGACTGAGTACATTCTTCAACTGAGGAACCTTGCCAGCTGTATGAGCCTGGAACCCCCAGATAATGACCATTTTCTCT ACTGTGGAGAATGCAATAAGGAGTTTGATGGGGACTGCCCTGTCCATGGACCCTATAACTACATACAGGACAAAGAG GTGCCTGAAGAAGACCCTCTTAAAGCTGAGCATACCTTGCCAGATTGCCTTGAAATCAAAACATCCAAAATAGCTGGAGCTGGTCTTGGAGTGTTTTCCAAGGAGGGACTGGTATCCAGGATCATGTTTGGACCGTATGGGGGAGATATCATCACTGACAACCATAAGTCAGGGTATTGCTGGCAGGGAAAG ATCTATAAGGATGGCAAAGGGAGTCACTTTGTGGATGCCCAGAACAAAGCCACCTCTAACTGGATGAGATATGTGAACTGTGCTATGACGGAGGCAGATCGGAACCTTGTAGGATTGCAGTACAAAGGAGGCATCTATTACTGCACATTGAAGCCAGTTTCACCAG ATGAAGAACTGCTGGTCTGGTACAGAGATGAATTAGCCAGAAAACTTGGCCTCATCAGACCCAAAAACCTGCCGAGCAGTTGTTCAAGTAAAAACATACATTCAGGAGAGAGACCTAACAAGTGTGAGGAGTACGGTTTTGCTTGTAAGCAGAGTTCTGgcttgaagaaacacatgaggatacatacaggagagagactgtacaagtgtgaggagtgtggtgGTACTTTTAACCAGAGTTCTGACTTGAAGCAACACATGAGGGTACATTCAGGAGAGAGattgtacaagtgtgaggagtgtggctaTTCTTGTTACCAGAGTAGTACCTtaaagacacacatgaggatacattcaggagagagactgtacaagtgtgaggagtgtggttatgcatgtgACCAGAGTagtaccttgaagacacacatgagtatacattcaggagagagaccgtacaagtgtgaggagtgtggttatgCTTGTAAGCAGAGTagtaccttgaagacacacatgaggatacatacagaagaGAGACTGTACAaatgtgaggtgtgtggtaaagcatttaaacagAGTGGAAACTTGAAGAcgcacatgaggatacatacaggagagagaccgcaCAAGTGTGAGGTGTGCCGTTATGCATGTAATACGAGTTCTGACTTGAagatacacatgaggatacatacaggagagagaccgcaCAAGTGTGAGATGTGCAGTTATGCATGTAAGACGAGTTCTGACTTGAAGACACACAttaggatacatacaggagaaaaacctttcaagtgtgaggtgtgtggctatGCTTGTAATCATAGTTCTGGCTTGAAGAAACACAtaaggatacatacaggagaaagaccgtacaagtgtgaggtgtgtggctatGCTTGTAATCAGAGTTTTGACTTGAAaaaacacatgaggatacatacaggagaaagacagTATTAG